From one Burkholderia latens genomic stretch:
- a CDS encoding YihY/virulence factor BrkB family protein gives MKRQITSEATRLARQQANWALNAFKRFSSDRCSAMAASIAFFSAFSLAPTLVMVIAVAGWFYGDDAARGQVFEQAHQLIGDDAAASIQTIVQNAHRAGASGGIATLISFAALAIGASATFASLNTALSVIWPSTENRWSSMLGLVRVRLISFGLVLGVAFLLIVSLVLDTAITFIGTWLLGNSPYVAITNVLQFFVGIAVLAGAFAALMKFLPDARVAWRDAMIGGVVSAILFSGGKKLFALYLARAGTASAFGAAGSFAVLLMWLYFSAVVLLLGAEFAAARGDAHGRTGQLPPPSGPAARATGSARDD, from the coding sequence ATGAAACGACAGATCACTTCCGAAGCCACCCGTCTCGCCCGGCAGCAGGCGAACTGGGCACTCAACGCGTTCAAGCGCTTTTCGTCCGACCGTTGCTCGGCGATGGCCGCGAGCATCGCGTTCTTCTCGGCGTTCTCGCTCGCGCCGACGCTCGTGATGGTCATTGCCGTAGCCGGCTGGTTCTACGGCGACGACGCCGCGCGCGGCCAGGTGTTCGAGCAGGCGCATCAGCTGATCGGCGACGACGCGGCCGCCAGCATCCAGACCATCGTGCAGAATGCGCACCGCGCGGGCGCAAGCGGCGGCATCGCGACACTGATCTCGTTCGCCGCGCTCGCGATCGGCGCTTCGGCAACGTTCGCGTCGCTGAACACGGCGCTGAGCGTGATTTGGCCGAGCACGGAAAACCGCTGGTCGAGCATGCTCGGCCTCGTGCGCGTGCGGCTGATTTCGTTCGGGCTCGTGCTCGGCGTCGCGTTCCTGCTGATCGTGTCGCTCGTGCTCGATACCGCGATCACGTTCATCGGCACCTGGCTGCTCGGCAATTCTCCGTACGTCGCGATCACGAATGTGCTGCAGTTCTTCGTCGGCATCGCGGTGCTCGCGGGCGCATTCGCCGCGCTGATGAAGTTCCTGCCCGACGCGCGCGTCGCGTGGCGCGATGCGATGATCGGCGGCGTCGTTTCCGCGATCCTGTTCTCCGGCGGCAAGAAACTGTTCGCGCTGTATCTGGCGCGCGCGGGCACGGCGAGCGCGTTCGGCGCGGCCGGGTCGTTCGCGGTGCTGCTGATGTGGCTGTACTTCTCGGCGGTCGTGCTGTTGCTCGGCGCTGAATTCGCGGCCGCGCGCGGCGACGCGCATGGCCGCACCGGCCAGCTGCCGCCCCCATCCGGGCCGGCCGCGCGCGCCACCGGTTCCGCGCGCGACGACTAA
- a CDS encoding porin, with product MKKLALSTLSLALLGAAGAAHAQSSVTLYGVIDTSIAYVHGNDGQANNMWQMLSGNLQGSRWGLKGAEDLGGGLKAIFQIENGFNPGTGRLSASNTIFNRQAYVGLESNQFGTLTLGRQYDPVVDLVQAVTADNYFGSFFATPGDVDNNDNSLRVSNAIKYASPVWGGFQFEGMYGLSGVAGKPGSGQTWSVAAAYNNGPIGVAAGYFYANNPTPAAGVRTTWTSTTADNIVDGPINSGYVTAKSIGIAQVAGQYAIGPVTLGLGYSNAQYKPDASSGFGSTEKYNTGRAFATYQITPPLLLGLGYSYTKASGDTDAKYHQVSLGADYSLSKRTDVYLVGAYQHASGTQRVDANTTQAAQASIGSYGYAGTKSQEMVALGLRHKF from the coding sequence ATGAAGAAACTCGCTCTCTCGACCCTCTCGCTCGCCCTGCTGGGCGCCGCCGGCGCTGCTCACGCTCAGTCGAGCGTGACGCTGTACGGTGTGATCGATACGTCGATTGCCTACGTTCACGGCAACGACGGCCAGGCCAATAACATGTGGCAAATGCTGTCGGGCAATTTGCAAGGCAGCCGTTGGGGCCTGAAAGGTGCGGAAGATCTGGGCGGTGGCCTGAAGGCGATCTTCCAAATTGAAAACGGCTTCAACCCCGGCACGGGCAGGCTGAGCGCATCGAACACGATTTTCAACCGCCAGGCATACGTCGGCCTGGAAAGCAACCAGTTCGGCACGCTGACGCTGGGCCGCCAGTACGACCCGGTAGTTGACCTGGTCCAAGCAGTCACGGCTGACAACTACTTCGGCAGCTTCTTCGCAACGCCGGGTGACGTCGACAATAACGACAACAGCCTGCGCGTCAGCAACGCGATCAAGTACGCTTCGCCGGTTTGGGGCGGCTTCCAGTTCGAAGGCATGTACGGTCTGAGCGGCGTCGCCGGCAAGCCGGGTTCGGGTCAGACTTGGTCGGTCGCAGCCGCTTACAACAACGGCCCGATCGGCGTTGCAGCTGGCTACTTCTACGCAAACAACCCGACGCCGGCAGCAGGTGTGCGCACCACCTGGACGTCCACGACGGCCGACAACATCGTCGACGGCCCGATCAACTCGGGTTACGTGACGGCGAAGTCCATCGGCATCGCACAAGTCGCAGGCCAGTACGCAATCGGCCCGGTCACCCTCGGCCTCGGGTACAGCAACGCACAGTACAAGCCGGACGCATCGTCGGGCTTCGGTTCAACCGAGAAGTACAATACGGGCCGCGCGTTCGCAACGTACCAGATCACGCCGCCGCTGCTGCTGGGTCTGGGCTACTCGTACACGAAGGCGAGCGGCGACACGGACGCGAAGTACCATCAGGTTTCGCTGGGCGCGGATTACTCGCTGTCGAAGCGCACGGACGTCTACCTGGTCGGTGCATACCAGCACGCAAGCGGCACGCAACGCGTCGACGCGAATACGACGCAAGCCGCACAAGCGTCGATCGGCTCGTACGGCTACGCCGGCACGAAGTCCCAGGAAATGGTCGCACTCGGCCTGCGCCACAAGTTCTAA
- the fdhE gene encoding formate dehydrogenase accessory protein FdhE, with the protein MTQRILEPTEISALDHSAIPRFRLPERGTAFAARAERLRKLADLNPISGYLRLMATVADAQHATLQTLELPLPSKEAIARAQQHSMLLVPALGGERDARWRAVLYELLDRVEGAGLVNPQLAKLLDRLRLMAPAELDAQADAVLALRFAEVDPATAPFVMAALQVAWTDLASRVTPADVPYLDQPGVCPVCGTHPVASIVRVGGQYQGYRFLQCGLCTTEWHMVRTKCSHCDSTKGIAYHGIEGGSEAVKAESCDECKTYRKIGYQEKDYEFEPLADDLASLTLDLLMNEAGYQRSSPNPLLWPDMSREAETD; encoded by the coding sequence GTGACACAACGCATTCTGGAGCCGACCGAGATCTCGGCACTCGATCATTCGGCCATCCCGCGCTTTCGCCTGCCCGAGCGCGGCACCGCATTCGCCGCGCGTGCCGAGCGACTGCGCAAGCTCGCCGATCTGAACCCGATCAGCGGTTACCTGCGGCTGATGGCCACTGTTGCGGACGCACAGCACGCGACGCTGCAAACGCTCGAGTTGCCGCTGCCGTCGAAGGAGGCGATTGCACGCGCGCAGCAACATTCGATGCTGCTCGTGCCGGCGCTCGGCGGCGAGCGCGACGCGCGCTGGCGCGCCGTGCTGTACGAACTGCTCGATCGCGTCGAAGGCGCAGGGCTCGTCAACCCGCAACTCGCGAAACTGCTCGACCGGCTGCGGCTGATGGCGCCGGCCGAACTCGACGCGCAGGCCGACGCGGTCCTCGCACTGCGCTTCGCCGAGGTCGACCCGGCCACCGCTCCGTTCGTGATGGCCGCGCTGCAGGTCGCGTGGACGGACCTCGCGAGCCGCGTGACGCCGGCTGACGTCCCGTATCTCGATCAGCCGGGCGTATGCCCGGTGTGCGGCACGCATCCGGTCGCGAGCATCGTGCGGGTCGGCGGCCAGTATCAGGGCTATCGATTCCTGCAGTGCGGGCTCTGTACGACCGAGTGGCACATGGTGCGTACGAAGTGTTCGCACTGCGACTCGACCAAGGGCATCGCTTACCACGGGATCGAGGGCGGCAGCGAAGCCGTCAAGGCCGAGTCGTGCGACGAATGCAAGACCTATCGCAAGATCGGCTACCAGGAGAAGGACTACGAGTTCGAACCGCTCGCGGACGACCTCGCGAGCCTCACGCTGGACCTGCTGATGAACGAAGCCGGCTACCAGCGGAGTTCGCCGAACCCGCTGCTGTGGCCCGACATGTCGCGCGAAGCGGAAACGGACTGA
- the fdnG gene encoding formate dehydrogenase-N subunit alpha: protein MLQMSRRQFLKVTATSLAGSSLALMGFSPTEALAEVRQYKLARTVETRNTCPYCSVGCGILMYSLGDGAKNAQPSIIHIEGDPDHPVNRGTLCPKGASLIDFIHSPNRLTHPEYRAPGSDKWQSISWADALDRIAKLMKADRDANFVETAEDGAKVNRWLTTGMLAASAGSNEVGYLTHKAVRSLGMLAFDNQARVUHGPTVAGLAPTFGRGAMTNHWVDIKNADVILVMGGNAAEAHPCGFKWVTEAKAHRKARLIVVDPRFTRTASVADYYAPIRTGTDIVFLGGVINYLLTNDKIQHEYVKNYTDFTFIVREDFAFNDGIYSGYDAQKHAYPDKSSWDYERGDDGFVKVDPTLQHPRCVYNLLKQHYARYTPDMVQQACGTPKEKFLKVCEMLASTAVPGRAGTVLYALGWTHHSIGAQIIRTGAMVQLLLGNIGIAGGGMNALRGHSNIQGLTDLGLMSNLLPGYMTLPMQAEQDFDGYIKKRTQLPLRPNQLSYWKNYKAFHVSFMKSWWGDAATAENNWAYDYLPKLDKQYDLMQAIELMNAGKMNGYICQGFNPLAAAPSKVKTAAGLAKLKWLVIMDPLATETSEFWKPHGDFNDVDPSKIQTEVFRLPTTCFAEENGSLVSSSRVLQWHWKGAEPPGEAKSDLEIMAGLFLRMRKMYQTEGGKYPDPIVNLTWPYANPESPTPEELAMEFNGRALADLPDPKDPTKTLVKKGEQLAAFAQLKDDGTTASGCWIFCGAWTQAGNQMGRRDNSDPTGIGQTLNWAWAWPANRRILYNRASCDVSGKPFDPTRKLIGWNGSAWKGADVPDFKADEPPENGMGPFIMNPEGVARFFARAGMNEGPFPEHYEPFETPLAANPLHPDNPQALNNPAARVFPDDRASFGKVTEFPHVATTYRLTEHFHYWTKHARLNSIIQPEQFVEIGEDLAKEVGVAHGDRVKVSSKRGYIVAVALVTKRIKPLTIEGKKVQTVGVPLHWGFKGLTKPGYLANTLTPSVGDGNSYTPEFKSFLVKVEKA from the coding sequence ATGCTACAAATGTCCCGGCGCCAGTTCCTGAAGGTGACGGCCACGTCGCTTGCCGGATCGAGTCTTGCCCTGATGGGCTTTTCTCCGACCGAAGCGCTTGCCGAAGTCCGACAGTACAAACTGGCGCGCACAGTCGAAACGCGCAACACCTGCCCATATTGTTCGGTCGGTTGCGGCATCCTGATGTACAGCCTCGGTGACGGCGCGAAGAACGCGCAGCCGAGCATCATCCATATCGAAGGCGATCCCGACCACCCGGTCAATCGCGGCACGCTGTGCCCGAAGGGCGCGAGCCTGATCGACTTCATCCACAGCCCGAATCGTCTGACGCATCCCGAGTATCGCGCGCCGGGTTCGGACAAGTGGCAGAGCATTTCCTGGGCCGACGCGCTCGACCGGATCGCGAAGCTGATGAAAGCAGACCGCGACGCGAACTTCGTCGAGACGGCGGAAGACGGCGCGAAGGTCAACCGCTGGCTGACCACCGGCATGCTGGCCGCGTCGGCGGGCAGCAACGAAGTCGGGTACTTGACGCACAAGGCTGTCCGCAGCCTCGGGATGCTCGCATTCGACAATCAGGCGCGTGTCTGACATGGCCCGACGGTGGCAGGTCTTGCCCCGACGTTTGGCCGTGGAGCGATGACGAACCATTGGGTCGACATCAAGAACGCGGACGTGATTCTCGTGATGGGCGGCAATGCAGCCGAGGCCCATCCGTGCGGTTTCAAGTGGGTGACGGAGGCGAAGGCGCACCGTAAGGCGCGGCTGATCGTCGTCGACCCGCGCTTCACGCGTACGGCCTCGGTGGCCGACTACTACGCGCCGATCCGCACCGGCACCGACATCGTCTTCCTGGGCGGCGTCATCAACTATCTGCTGACGAACGACAAGATCCAGCACGAGTACGTGAAGAACTACACGGATTTCACGTTCATCGTCCGCGAGGATTTCGCGTTCAACGACGGCATCTATTCCGGCTATGACGCGCAGAAGCACGCGTACCCGGACAAATCGAGCTGGGACTATGAGCGCGGCGACGACGGTTTCGTCAAGGTCGATCCGACGCTGCAGCATCCGCGCTGCGTGTACAACCTGCTGAAGCAGCACTACGCGCGCTATACGCCGGACATGGTCCAGCAGGCGTGCGGCACGCCGAAGGAGAAATTCCTGAAGGTGTGCGAGATGCTCGCGAGCACGGCCGTGCCCGGCCGCGCCGGCACGGTGCTGTACGCGCTCGGCTGGACCCACCATTCGATCGGCGCGCAGATCATCCGCACCGGCGCGATGGTGCAGCTGCTGCTCGGCAATATCGGCATCGCCGGCGGCGGGATGAATGCGCTGCGCGGCCACTCGAACATCCAGGGCTTGACCGATCTCGGGCTGATGTCGAACCTGCTGCCGGGTTACATGACGCTGCCGATGCAGGCCGAGCAGGATTTCGACGGCTACATCAAGAAGCGCACACAGCTGCCGTTGCGCCCGAACCAGCTGAGCTACTGGAAAAACTACAAAGCGTTCCACGTCAGTTTCATGAAGTCGTGGTGGGGCGATGCGGCGACCGCCGAGAACAACTGGGCGTACGACTACCTGCCGAAGCTCGACAAGCAGTACGACCTGATGCAGGCGATCGAGCTGATGAATGCCGGCAAGATGAACGGCTATATCTGCCAGGGCTTCAACCCGCTCGCGGCGGCGCCGTCGAAGGTCAAGACGGCCGCCGGCCTCGCGAAGCTGAAGTGGCTCGTGATCATGGATCCGCTCGCGACCGAGACGTCCGAGTTCTGGAAGCCGCACGGCGACTTCAACGACGTCGATCCGTCGAAGATCCAGACCGAGGTGTTCCGTCTGCCGACCACGTGCTTCGCGGAGGAAAACGGCTCGCTCGTCAGCTCGAGCCGCGTGTTGCAATGGCACTGGAAGGGCGCGGAGCCGCCCGGCGAAGCCAAGAGCGATCTGGAGATCATGGCGGGGCTGTTCCTGCGCATGCGCAAGATGTACCAGACGGAAGGCGGCAAGTATCCGGATCCGATCGTGAACCTGACCTGGCCGTACGCGAACCCGGAAAGCCCGACGCCCGAAGAGCTTGCCATGGAGTTCAACGGGCGCGCGCTCGCCGATCTGCCCGACCCGAAGGATCCGACCAAGACGCTCGTGAAGAAGGGCGAGCAGCTCGCCGCGTTCGCGCAGCTCAAGGACGACGGCACGACCGCGAGCGGCTGCTGGATCTTCTGCGGCGCATGGACGCAAGCCGGCAACCAGATGGGCCGGCGCGACAACTCCGACCCGACCGGCATCGGCCAGACGCTGAACTGGGCGTGGGCATGGCCGGCGAACCGGCGGATCCTGTACAACCGCGCGTCGTGCGACGTGAGCGGCAAGCCGTTCGATCCGACCCGCAAGCTGATCGGCTGGAACGGCAGCGCGTGGAAGGGCGCCGACGTCCCCGACTTCAAGGCGGACGAACCGCCGGAGAACGGGATGGGGCCGTTCATCATGAACCCGGAAGGCGTCGCGCGCTTCTTCGCCCGTGCGGGGATGAACGAAGGCCCGTTCCCCGAGCACTACGAGCCGTTCGAGACGCCGCTCGCGGCGAACCCGCTTCACCCGGACAACCCGCAGGCGCTGAACAACCCGGCCGCCCGCGTGTTCCCGGACGACCGCGCGTCGTTCGGCAAGGTGACGGAGTTCCCGCACGTCGCGACGACGTACCGGCTGACCGAGCATTTCCACTACTGGACCAAGCATGCGCGGCTGAACTCGATTATCCAGCCCGAGCAATTCGTCGAGATCGGCGAAGACCTCGCCAAGGAAGTCGGTGTCGCACATGGCGATCGCGTGAAGGTGTCGTCCAAGCGCGGCTACATCGTCGCGGTCGCGCTTGTCACGAAGCGGATCAAGCCGCTGACGATCGAGGGCAAGAAGGTCCAGACGGTCGGTGTCCCGTTGCACTGGGGCTTCAAGGGTCTGACGAAGCCCGGCTATCTCGCCAACACCCTGACTCCGTCCGTCGGCGACGGCAACTCGTACACACCGGAATTCAAGTCGTTCCTGGTGAAGGTCGAAAAGGCGTAA
- a CDS encoding formate dehydrogenase subunit gamma — protein sequence MNHDDPNLIVRYTPNERTNHWITAITFVLLALSGLALFHPSMFWLTALFGGGQWTRILHPFVGLVMFVSFAILVVRFWHHNVLDADDRQWLKQIGDVVTNREDRLPPVGRYNAGQKLLFFTLVACLLLLLLSGIVIWRRYFSFYFPIGVIRAAAVVHAVAAFVLIASIIVHIYAALWVKGSIGAMVRGTVTLGWARKHHPKWFRESVK from the coding sequence ATGAACCACGACGACCCCAACCTGATCGTCCGCTACACGCCGAACGAGCGCACGAATCACTGGATCACCGCGATCACGTTCGTGCTGCTCGCGCTGTCCGGGCTCGCGCTGTTCCACCCGTCGATGTTCTGGCTCACCGCGCTGTTCGGCGGCGGCCAGTGGACGCGGATCCTGCATCCGTTCGTCGGCCTCGTGATGTTCGTGTCGTTCGCGATACTCGTGGTGCGCTTCTGGCATCACAACGTGCTCGATGCGGACGACCGTCAATGGCTGAAGCAGATCGGCGACGTGGTCACCAACCGGGAAGACAGGCTGCCGCCGGTCGGGCGCTATAACGCCGGACAGAAGCTGCTATTCTTCACGCTGGTGGCGTGCCTGTTGCTGCTTCTGCTGTCGGGAATCGTGATCTGGCGCCGCTACTTCTCGTTCTACTTCCCGATCGGGGTGATCCGCGCGGCAGCTGTCGTGCACGCCGTGGCGGCCTTCGTGCTGATCGCGAGCATCATCGTGCATATTTACGCGGCGTTGTGGGTGAAGGGGTCGATCGGAGCGATGGTGCGCGGCACCGTCACGCTGGGCTGGGCCCGCAAGCATCACCCGAAGTGGTTCCGTGAGAGCGTGAAGTAA
- a CDS encoding acyltransferase family protein yields the protein MREVRYVKGLDGLRAIAVILVFLSHKGHVLAVDVGKLGVWTFFFISGFLIVGELHRNRQAIESGTMTRRHALALFLAKRALRIFPVYYLLLAALAIAHALFYQRGVNLGLAWHAAFLSNYWIGVVKDGWPGSTSHFWSLAVEQQFYLIAPLTLLAVPAARHVALGVAAVLLCALAHLALYAIDASPVLIYAFSPWNFALIALGGIGAMGLADLGPGAVRRIPPGWLGAAGVVFFLALPAFKTLPDLVTGFVDLGLSASLGALMLWIVTEPDHPAVTLLDWGPLVYLGTISYGFYLFHNLIPARFGEMPALFAHVPMPEIVRAALPELLQFALAVWLAHLSWRFLEKRLLDFKKPIAAMLARYFVARPSTSPH from the coding sequence ATGCGCGAAGTCAGATACGTCAAAGGACTCGACGGCCTGCGAGCCATCGCCGTCATCCTCGTTTTCCTGTCCCACAAGGGCCACGTCCTCGCTGTCGACGTGGGCAAGCTCGGCGTGTGGACGTTTTTCTTCATCAGCGGATTCCTGATCGTCGGCGAACTGCATCGTAACCGTCAGGCAATCGAGAGCGGCACGATGACGCGCCGCCATGCGCTCGCGCTGTTCCTCGCGAAGCGTGCGCTGCGCATCTTTCCCGTCTACTACCTGCTGCTCGCCGCCCTCGCGATCGCGCACGCGCTGTTCTATCAGCGCGGCGTCAATCTCGGGCTCGCGTGGCACGCCGCGTTCCTGTCGAACTACTGGATCGGCGTCGTCAAGGACGGCTGGCCCGGCTCCACGTCGCACTTCTGGAGCCTCGCAGTTGAGCAGCAGTTCTATCTGATTGCGCCGCTCACGCTGCTCGCGGTGCCCGCCGCGCGTCACGTCGCGCTCGGCGTCGCGGCCGTCCTGCTGTGCGCGCTCGCGCATCTCGCGCTCTATGCGATCGACGCGTCGCCGGTGCTGATCTACGCGTTTTCGCCGTGGAATTTCGCACTGATCGCACTCGGCGGCATCGGCGCGATGGGGCTCGCCGATCTCGGCCCTGGCGCCGTTCGCCGCATTCCGCCAGGGTGGCTCGGCGCCGCGGGCGTCGTGTTCTTCCTCGCGCTGCCGGCGTTCAAGACGCTGCCGGATCTGGTCACCGGGTTCGTCGACCTCGGGCTCTCCGCATCGCTCGGCGCACTGATGTTGTGGATCGTCACCGAGCCGGACCATCCTGCGGTGACGCTGCTCGACTGGGGGCCGCTCGTCTATCTCGGCACGATCAGCTACGGCTTCTACCTGTTCCACAACCTGATTCCCGCACGATTCGGCGAGATGCCCGCGCTGTTCGCGCACGTGCCGATGCCGGAGATCGTGCGCGCGGCGCTGCCCGAACTGCTGCAGTTCGCGCTCGCCGTGTGGTTGGCCCACCTGTCATGGCGCTTTCTGGAAAAGCGTCTCCTCGACTTCAAGAAGCCGATCGCCGCGATGCTCGCGCGCTACTTCGTCGCTCGTCCGAGCACGTCGCCGCACTGA
- a CDS encoding VOC family protein — protein MTIQKITPFLWYSTEAEEAAAFYAGIFPNSRVVRLTAVSGTSGTRMVEFELFGQPFIAMSHPRTETFNHAISLMVSCADQAELDRYWSALLDNGGTADGCGWLRDRYGVSWQIVPEALIPMMADRDEVKAARVAAAMMQMTKFDVAALKAAYAGTGG, from the coding sequence ATGACGATTCAGAAGATCACGCCGTTCCTCTGGTACTCCACGGAAGCCGAAGAAGCCGCGGCGTTCTACGCGGGCATTTTTCCGAACTCGCGCGTCGTGCGCCTCACCGCGGTGTCCGGCACCAGCGGCACGCGGATGGTCGAATTCGAGCTGTTCGGGCAGCCGTTCATCGCGATGAGCCATCCGCGCACCGAGACGTTCAACCATGCGATCTCGTTGATGGTCAGTTGCGCCGACCAGGCGGAACTGGACCGCTACTGGAGTGCGCTGCTCGACAACGGCGGCACGGCCGACGGCTGCGGCTGGCTCCGGGACCGCTACGGCGTGTCATGGCAGATCGTTCCGGAAGCGCTCATTCCGATGATGGCCGATCGCGATGAGGTCAAGGCGGCGCGCGTTGCCGCTGCGATGATGCAGATGACGAAGTTCGACGTCGCCGCGCTGAAGGCAGCATACGCAGGTACAGGCGGCTGA
- a CDS encoding HU family DNA-binding protein: MATSAKKVAKKAAAPATKKVAAKKAAPAKKVVAKKAVAKAAPAAPTPLKDKFTKASLATHIAERAAVEVKAVKAVLAALENVVLGSVHKKGAGEFTLPGLLKITAQVVPAKKKRFGKDPFTGEERWFPAKPASVRVKARALKKLKDAAA; encoded by the coding sequence ATGGCGACTTCCGCAAAAAAGGTGGCCAAGAAGGCTGCCGCACCGGCCACCAAGAAAGTGGCTGCCAAAAAGGCTGCGCCCGCGAAGAAAGTAGTGGCCAAGAAGGCTGTCGCGAAGGCAGCACCGGCCGCTCCGACTCCGCTGAAGGACAAGTTCACGAAGGCATCGCTCGCAACGCACATCGCTGAGCGCGCAGCTGTCGAAGTGAAGGCGGTCAAGGCAGTGCTCGCCGCACTCGAGAACGTCGTGCTGGGCTCGGTTCACAAGAAGGGCGCAGGCGAGTTCACGCTGCCGGGTCTGCTGAAGATCACGGCGCAAGTCGTGCCGGCGAAGAAGAAGCGCTTCGGCAAGGATCCGTTCACGGGCGAAGAGCGCTGGTTCCCGGCAAAGCCGGCCAGCGTGCGCGTGAAGGCACGTGCGCTGAAGAAGCTGAAGGACGCAGCGGCGTAA
- the fdxH gene encoding formate dehydrogenase subunit beta — protein MALQSLDIKRVSATTTPPPTAREPVTGSVAKLIDVSKCIGCKACQTACMEWNDLRDEVGTNVGVYDNPADLSEHSWTVMRFSEYENPAGDLEWLIRKDGCMHCEDPGCLKACPSPGAIVQYNNGIVDFHEENCIGCGYCVTGCPFNVPRISKKDHRAYKCTLCSDRVAVGQEPACVKTCPTGAIVFGTKEDMKQHAAERIEDLKERGFEHAGLYDPQGVGGTHVMYVLHHADKPSLYHGLPDNPSISPMVRLWKGIAKPLAVAGLALTALAGFFHYTRVGPNEVTDEEEAAARDEARRIKEDAK, from the coding sequence ATGGCATTGCAATCGCTGGATATCAAGCGCGTCTCCGCCACCACGACGCCGCCGCCCACGGCGCGCGAACCGGTGACCGGAAGCGTCGCGAAGCTGATCGACGTATCGAAGTGCATCGGCTGCAAGGCATGCCAGACGGCATGCATGGAGTGGAACGACCTGCGCGACGAAGTCGGCACCAACGTCGGCGTGTACGACAACCCGGCCGACCTCTCCGAACACTCGTGGACCGTCATGCGGTTCTCCGAATACGAGAACCCGGCCGGCGACCTCGAATGGCTGATCCGCAAGGACGGCTGCATGCACTGCGAGGATCCGGGCTGCCTGAAGGCCTGCCCGTCGCCGGGCGCGATCGTGCAGTACAACAACGGGATCGTCGACTTCCACGAGGAGAACTGCATCGGTTGCGGCTACTGCGTGACCGGCTGCCCGTTCAACGTGCCGCGGATCTCGAAGAAGGACCATCGCGCGTACAAGTGCACGCTCTGTTCCGATCGCGTCGCGGTCGGGCAGGAACCGGCCTGCGTGAAGACCTGCCCGACGGGCGCGATCGTGTTCGGCACCAAGGAGGACATGAAGCAGCACGCGGCCGAGCGGATCGAGGACCTGAAAGAGCGCGGCTTCGAGCATGCGGGGCTGTACGACCCGCAGGGCGTCGGCGGCACGCACGTGATGTACGTGCTGCACCACGCGGACAAGCCATCGCTGTATCACGGGTTGCCCGACAATCCGTCGATCAGCCCGATGGTGAGGCTGTGGAAGGGCATCGCGAAGCCGCTCGCGGTGGCCGGCCTCGCGCTGACCGCGCTGGCCGGGTTCTTCCACTACACGCGGGTCGGTCCCAACGAAGTCACCGACGAAGAGGAAGCCGCTGCCCGCGACGAGGCACGACGCATCAAGGAGGACGCGAAATGA
- the galU gene encoding UTP--glucose-1-phosphate uridylyltransferase GalU, whose protein sequence is MLKVTKAVFPVAGLGTRFLPATKASPKEMLPVVDKPLIQYAVEEAINAGITEMIFVTGRSKRAIEDHFDKSYEIEAELEARGKEKLLELVRGIKPSHVNCFYVRQPEALGLGHAVLCAEKLVHGEPFAVILADDLLHGEQPVLKQLVDVFDHYHSSVIGVETIAREDSRSYGVVEGREWEEDIIKLSGIIEKPAPEDAPSNLGVVGRYVFMPTIFDHLRRLKPGAGGELQLTDAVQSLLANEQVLAYRYYGTRFDCGSKIGYLKATVELALQHPEVSREFEAYLRTCLPALAAVA, encoded by the coding sequence ATGTTGAAAGTCACCAAGGCCGTGTTCCCCGTTGCCGGTCTCGGCACGCGGTTCCTCCCGGCAACGAAGGCGAGCCCGAAGGAAATGCTGCCCGTCGTCGACAAGCCACTGATCCAGTACGCGGTCGAGGAAGCGATCAACGCCGGTATCACCGAGATGATCTTCGTGACGGGGCGCAGCAAGCGTGCGATCGAGGATCACTTCGACAAGTCGTACGAGATCGAGGCCGAACTCGAGGCGCGCGGCAAGGAAAAGCTGCTGGAGCTCGTGCGCGGCATCAAGCCGAGCCACGTGAACTGCTTCTACGTGCGCCAGCCGGAAGCGCTCGGTCTCGGTCATGCGGTGCTGTGCGCGGAAAAGCTCGTGCATGGCGAGCCGTTCGCGGTGATTCTCGCCGACGACCTGCTGCACGGCGAGCAGCCGGTGCTCAAGCAGCTCGTCGACGTGTTCGACCACTATCACAGCTCGGTGATCGGGGTCGAGACGATCGCGCGTGAGGACAGCCGTTCGTACGGCGTCGTCGAAGGCCGCGAATGGGAAGAGGACATCATCAAGCTGTCGGGCATCATCGAGAAGCCGGCGCCGGAAGATGCGCCGTCGAATCTTGGCGTGGTCGGCCGCTACGTGTTCATGCCGACGATCTTCGATCATTTGCGTCGGCTCAAGCCGGGCGCGGGCGGCGAGTTGCAGCTGACGGACGCCGTCCAGTCGCTGCTCGCGAACGAACAGGTGCTCGCCTACCGCTATTACGGCACGCGTTTCGATTGCGGCAGCAAGATCGGTTATCTGAAGGCGACCGTCGAGCTCGCGCTCCAGCATCCGGAAGTGAGCCGCGAATTCGAGGCGTACCTGCGTACCTGTCTGCCCGCGCTGGCTGCTGTCGCATAA